A segment of the Streptomyces sp. NBC_00376 genome:
TTCGGGTAGCAGAAGATCGTGGAGCTGTCCTCCATCTGCACCCCGTACGGGTGGATGGAGATGAAACGGGTCTGGCTGCCCGAGCGCAGCGCGCTCATCGCGACCTCAAGGGTCTTGGCGCCCTCCGGCACGGTCAGGAAGTACGACGTGGTGCCGTTGCGCTGCACCGAGCCGGACGCCTTGAACGCGTAGCCGGGCTTCACGAGCTCCGTGGAGACGACCACCGTGGTGAGGATCTGCTGGTCCACACCGACGGTCTTGCTGTCGTCGACCTTCAGGATCGCGCTGTGCACGCCCGCGCTGCCCGGCTTCGCCTGGACCTTGACGGTCACCGGCTTGCCCAGCGGCAGCGAGACGGTGCTCGAACCGGTCAGCTTGAAGGTGCCGTCGTTGTTCTTCCACGACAGCTTGTGCTTGACGGCCTTGTCCGGACCCGTGGTGCGGGTGATCGTGACGTCGTACGACTTGGTCTGGCCGGCCTTCAGGCCGCCCTCGCGGTCGTACAGGCCGGTGCCGAAGCCGGGGGTCTCCAGCGCGAAGTCGATCGAGGTGTCGACCGGCGCCTTCACCGAGTACTCGTGCGCCGGGGCGCCCTGCTTCTCGATCTGCTTCCAGGCGTCGACGATGTTGATCAGACCGGAGCCCTGGGCGTGCGCGGGCACGTCCTTGATGTGGGTGGCGGTGCTGGTCAGCGCGGTGCGCAGGTCGGCCGGGGGCAGCTCGATGTGCTTCTGCTTCGCGGCGGACAGCAGCAGCGCGGTCGCGCCCGCGGCCTGCGGCGAGGCCATCGAGGTGCCCTGGAGCATGGAGTAGCCCGCGGGGAGCGAGTAGCCCGACTCCTTGACCGGGCCGCCGGGCAGCCAGGTCTGGGTGGTGTTGATGGCCGCACCCGGGGCGGTCAGGATCGGCGCGAAGCCGCCGTCCTCACGCGGACCGCGCGAGGAGAAGGGCAGCATGTCGTACTTCTTGGTGACGTTGGAGCCGTAGTTGGCGGCCCAGGTCTCCTTGGAGATCGACGCACCGACGGAGATCACGTGGTCGGCGAGGCCGGGGTCACCGATGGTGTTGACGCCCGGACCGTCGTTGCCGGCCGAGATGACCAGCTGGACGCCGTACATGTCGATGAGCCGCTTGTAGAGCGCGGCGCGGGCGTTGTTGCCGTCGTTGAGCGGCGGCAGGCCACCGATCGACATGTTGACGACGTCGACACCGCGGTTCACGACGAGGTCCGTCATGCCCTCGGTGAGCGCGATGTTGGTGCAGCCGCCCGACCAGGTGCAGGCACGCGAGGAGACGATCTTCGCGCCCGGCGCGGCACCGTTCATCTTGCCGCCGAACAGGCCGTTCGCGGCGGTGATGCCCGCGACGTGGGTGCCGTGCTCGCTCTCGATGACACCGATGTTGACGAAGTCGGAGGTGTCACCGGCGGCGTTGTAGACGACGTTCTTGCGGGTCTCGACGACGAACGGGATGCGCTCGGCGACGTCGGTCCGCGGGTCGTCCTTGCCGAAGTAGGAGACCTGGTGCTTCTCCTTGTACGGCTTGAGAACGGCGTCGTCGGAGAAGTCCGCGTTGCTGTTCAGGTCGACACGGGTGGTGCCGGTGACCGGGTCGTAGAGCACGGCCCAGACATCGGTGGTGTCGCCGTCGCGGTTCAGGTCGCCCGCCATGTCGCCGCCCTTGGTGGCGGCCTCGGCGAACAGCTTGATCCGGTAGTCGCCCGCGGGCGCCTTGTACGTGAGGCCCTTGTACGTGAACGTCGGGCCGGACACGGCGTCCGTCATCCGCAGCCAGGTGCCGTCGCCGTCGCTGACCGGGTCGGTCGCGGTCACCCAGTCGACGATCTTGCGGGCACCGGTGGTGGTCTTCTGCAACGCCGGGTGGCCGAGGTCGACACCCGAGTCGAGGATGCCGATGGTCACCCCGCGGCCGTCGGCCTTCGGGTGCTGCTGGACGAAGTCGACCGCGCCCGTCTCGAAGGACGGGTTGTACGGGTTCTTCGCCGGGGTCTTCTTGCCGGGCGCCGGGTACGAGCCGGTGGACTTGACCTTCACCCCGGCGCCGGCGGCACGGTCGGCCGCGGGCGTCGGGTCGTCCAGCTTGATCTCCTGCTTGAGATCGATGCCCTGGACGGACGACAGCTTGGACGCCGCCCTGATGGTCGCGTCGGCGGTCGCGGTGGGCACGGTGACCCGTACGTAGCCGAGCTTGTCGTACGTGCGTCCCAGCACGGAGCCCTTGACGGCGTCCAGCTGCTTGGCGACCTGCTCGGTCGCGCCGGGAGCGGTGGCGATCATCATCGTGATGTTCTTCTCGCCCTTGGCCTTCGCCTTGGCCAGAAGCTGCTCGTCATTGGTGCCGAGCTTGTTCGCCGTGACGCCCTCGGCGGCCGACTTGACGGGAGCGGTGTCGGGCGCGTCGGCGGCGAAGACGGGGGCGACACCGGTGGCGGCCAGTGCGGCCACCAGACCGGCAGCGGCCGCGACTCGGGCCGCGCGTCTCGCCCCGGGTATGGAACTGGGGGATTCGGAGGTCATCAGCATCCCTGGATATGAAAGAGAGAGTCCGGAATTCGGTACCGGATGACCGCTCACCCTTTCGTAAATGACAGGGGTTTGTGGAGAGTTGACGGGCGTGAGATGTGGACATGGCAGAATCCCGCCACTGGTACTGATGTGCCATCAGGGATGAAACGGTCGATAAGTGGCTCCTGTGGCCCGCCCCGCCGCTCTCAACGGGGCAGGACCACCACCTGTGCGGCTGGTTCGCGGTCGGCCGCCGCCATCAGCGCCGTACGGACCACGACCGCCTGCTGCTCGCTCGCGTCGCGGAGCTTCTTCGGCGTGAGGTGGACGACGGTGATGCCCAGCCTCTCCAGGTGCTCGCGCCGGGCAGCGTACGCGGACCACTGGACCCCGAGCTCCTCCAGGTGCCGGCCGTCGCCAGACCCGCCGAGCCGCGGCGCCCTGGTGTCCAGCTCCACGGCGACCGCCTGCTCGGGCCAGTAGGCGTCCACGCCGCCGAGCCGGGGGCCGCCGGGCAGGCGCAGCTCCACGTTCCACAGCGGTTCCGGCAGTTCGTACGTCCGCACCAGGTCGTAGAGGCGGCCCTCCGCCACCGCCCGCCCCTCGGCGAGGAACGAGTCGACGGCCGCCACCACCTGGGGCCGGCCCAGCAGCTTGGCGCGGCTCAGCTCGCGTACCACGACGGCCGGTTCGCAGTGCCCGCCGC
Coding sequences within it:
- a CDS encoding S8 family serine peptidase — translated: MLMTSESPSSIPGARRAARVAAAAGLVAALAATGVAPVFAADAPDTAPVKSAAEGVTANKLGTNDEQLLAKAKAKGEKNITMMIATAPGATEQVAKQLDAVKGSVLGRTYDKLGYVRVTVPTATADATIRAASKLSSVQGIDLKQEIKLDDPTPAADRAAGAGVKVKSTGSYPAPGKKTPAKNPYNPSFETGAVDFVQQHPKADGRGVTIGILDSGVDLGHPALQKTTTGARKIVDWVTATDPVSDGDGTWLRMTDAVSGPTFTYKGLTYKAPAGDYRIKLFAEAATKGGDMAGDLNRDGDTTDVWAVLYDPVTGTTRVDLNSNADFSDDAVLKPYKEKHQVSYFGKDDPRTDVAERIPFVVETRKNVVYNAAGDTSDFVNIGVIESEHGTHVAGITAANGLFGGKMNGAAPGAKIVSSRACTWSGGCTNIALTEGMTDLVVNRGVDVVNMSIGGLPPLNDGNNARAALYKRLIDMYGVQLVISAGNDGPGVNTIGDPGLADHVISVGASISKETWAANYGSNVTKKYDMLPFSSRGPREDGGFAPILTAPGAAINTTQTWLPGGPVKESGYSLPAGYSMLQGTSMASPQAAGATALLLSAAKQKHIELPPADLRTALTSTATHIKDVPAHAQGSGLINIVDAWKQIEKQGAPAHEYSVKAPVDTSIDFALETPGFGTGLYDREGGLKAGQTKSYDVTITRTTGPDKAVKHKLSWKNNDGTFKLTGSSTVSLPLGKPVTVKVQAKPGSAGVHSAILKVDDSKTVGVDQQILTTVVVSTELVKPGYAFKASGSVQRNGTTSYFLTVPEGAKTLEVAMSALRSGSQTRFISIHPYGVQMEDSSTIFCYPNYENPANTCRPDVRSYKDPQPGVWEIEVEARRTSPLLDNPYKLDVSLLGATFDPAVQTIAEAKIGTPAAVDWKVTNNAGDLEGKLKGGSLGSAKVDKPSIRTGDQQEYTVTIGEGVEKLDVAIGGTADANADLDLYVYLGDEEVGKSTTAGSEEAVSLAKPAAGTYTVVIDGYDVPAGTTTYDYRDVYYAPSLGTIKVDESKAVNLANGASAQIGAEVSVAGAAPEGRQFFGEVHLVNSRGTAAGTGSVVIEKVTP